Proteins encoded by one window of Mycolicibacterium cosmeticum:
- a CDS encoding glycine hydroxymethyltransferase produces MTADSTVSALGADYAATASEAYQAALQVIEQVEPRVAAATRKELADQRDSLKLIASENYASPAVLLTMGTWFSDKYAEGTIGHRFYAACQNVDTVEALAAEHARELFGAPYAYAQPHSGIDANLVAFWAILATRVEAPELAALGAKHVNDLSEQDWETLRNKLGNQRLLGMSLDTGGHLTHGFRPNISGKMFHQRSYGTDAQTGLIDYDAVAAAAREFKPLILVAGYSAYPRRINFAKMREIADEVGATLMVDMAHFAGLVAGKVFTGDEDPVPHAHVTTTTTHKSLRGPRGGLVLATEEYAPAVDKGCPMVLGGPLSHVMAAKAVALAEARQPAFRDYAQAIADNAKALADGFLKRGARLVTGGTDNHLVLLDVTSFGLTGRQAESALLDAGVVTNRNAIPNDPNGAWYTSGIRFGTPALTTRGFGAADFDRVAELVVEVLKNTQPEGSSKAKYTLADGTADRVHAASAELLAANPLYPGLTL; encoded by the coding sequence ATGACTGCAGACTCGACCGTCAGTGCCCTGGGTGCGGACTACGCCGCCACCGCCAGCGAGGCCTACCAGGCCGCCCTGCAGGTCATCGAGCAGGTCGAACCGCGGGTGGCCGCGGCCACCCGCAAAGAGCTTGCCGATCAACGGGATTCGCTGAAGCTGATCGCCAGCGAGAACTACGCGTCCCCGGCGGTGCTGCTGACCATGGGCACCTGGTTCTCCGACAAGTACGCCGAGGGCACCATCGGCCACCGCTTCTACGCGGCCTGCCAGAACGTCGACACCGTGGAGGCGCTGGCCGCCGAGCACGCCCGCGAACTGTTCGGCGCCCCCTACGCCTACGCCCAGCCGCACTCCGGTATCGACGCCAACCTGGTCGCGTTCTGGGCCATCCTGGCCACCCGCGTGGAGGCCCCGGAGCTCGCGGCCCTGGGCGCCAAGCACGTCAACGACCTGTCCGAGCAGGACTGGGAGACCTTGCGCAACAAGCTGGGCAACCAGCGCCTGCTGGGCATGTCGCTGGACACCGGCGGCCATCTGACGCACGGCTTCCGGCCCAACATCTCGGGCAAGATGTTCCACCAGCGCAGCTACGGCACCGACGCCCAGACCGGGCTGATCGACTACGACGCCGTCGCCGCCGCCGCCCGCGAGTTCAAGCCGCTGATCCTGGTGGCGGGCTACTCGGCCTACCCGCGCCGGATCAACTTCGCCAAGATGCGCGAGATCGCCGACGAGGTGGGCGCCACCCTGATGGTCGACATGGCGCACTTCGCCGGCCTGGTCGCCGGGAAGGTGTTCACCGGTGACGAGGATCCGGTGCCGCACGCGCACGTCACCACCACCACGACGCACAAGTCGTTGCGCGGCCCGCGCGGCGGCCTGGTGCTGGCCACCGAGGAGTACGCGCCGGCCGTCGACAAGGGCTGCCCGATGGTGCTGGGCGGTCCGCTCTCGCATGTGATGGCGGCCAAGGCGGTGGCACTGGCCGAGGCGCGCCAGCCCGCCTTCCGCGACTACGCACAAGCCATCGCCGACAACGCCAAGGCGCTGGCCGACGGTTTCCTCAAGCGCGGCGCCCGCCTGGTCACCGGCGGCACCGACAACCACCTGGTGCTGCTGGACGTCACCTCGTTCGGGCTGACCGGCCGGCAGGCCGAGTCGGCGCTGCTGGACGCCGGGGTCGTCACCAACCGCAACGCCATCCCCAACGATCCCAACGGGGCCTGGTACACCAGCGGCATCCGGTTCGGCACGCCCGCGCTGACCACCCGCGGGTTCGGCGCCGCCGACTTCGACCGGGTGGCCGAGCTGGTGGTCGAGGTGCTGAAGAACACCCAGCCGGAAGGCAGCTCCAAGGCCAAGTACACGCTGGCCGACGGCACCGCCGACCGGGTGCACGCCGCGTCGGCGGAGCTGCTGGCGGCCAACCCGCTGTACCCGGGGCTGACGCTCTGA
- the coaA gene encoding type I pantothenate kinase: MPRPSEPSPYVEFDRAQWRALRMATPLKLSEAELRGLRGLGEQIDLLEVEEVYLPLARLIHLQVAAHQRLFAATSEFLGEQTPDTPVPFIIGVAGSVAVGKSTTARVLKALLARWEHHPRVDLVTTDGFLYPNAELGRRNIMHRKGFPESYDRRALMRFVTAVKSGAEAVSAPVYSHLLYDIVPGEHQIIRQPDILILEGLNVLQTGPALMVSDLFDFSLYVDARIEDIEQWYISRFLSMRAGAFADPASHFHHYSTLTDDQAIFAARDIWHSINRPNLIDNILPTRPRATLVLRKDSDHSINRLRLRKL; this comes from the coding sequence ATGCCGCGGCCGAGTGAGCCGAGCCCATATGTGGAGTTCGACAGAGCGCAGTGGCGCGCGCTGCGCATGGCGACCCCGTTGAAACTGTCCGAGGCCGAACTGCGCGGGTTGCGCGGCCTGGGTGAGCAGATCGACCTGCTGGAGGTCGAAGAGGTCTACCTGCCGCTGGCCCGGTTGATCCACCTGCAGGTGGCCGCCCATCAGCGGTTGTTCGCCGCCACCTCCGAGTTCCTGGGCGAGCAGACACCCGATACCCCGGTGCCGTTCATCATCGGGGTGGCGGGCAGTGTGGCGGTGGGCAAGTCGACCACCGCCCGGGTGCTCAAGGCGCTGCTGGCCCGGTGGGAACACCACCCCCGCGTGGACCTGGTGACCACCGACGGGTTCCTCTACCCCAATGCCGAGCTGGGCCGGCGGAACATCATGCACCGCAAGGGCTTTCCGGAGAGCTACGACCGCAGGGCGCTGATGCGCTTTGTCACGGCGGTCAAGTCCGGCGCCGAAGCCGTTTCCGCGCCGGTGTATTCGCATCTGCTGTACGACATCGTGCCCGGTGAACACCAGATCATCCGCCAGCCCGACATCCTCATCCTGGAGGGTCTCAACGTGCTGCAGACCGGGCCGGCGCTGATGGTCTCGGACCTGTTCGACTTCTCGCTGTACGTCGACGCCCGCATCGAGGACATCGAGCAGTGGTACATCTCGCGGTTCCTGTCGATGCGGGCCGGTGCCTTCGCCGACCCGGCGTCACACTTCCACCACTACTCCACGCTGACCGACGATCAGGCGATCTTCGCCGCCCGCGACATCTGGCATTCGATCAACCGGCCCAACCTGATCGACAACATCCTGCCGACCCGGCCGCGCGCAACCCTGGTGTTGCGCAAGGATTCCGACCACTCCATCAACCGTTTGCGGCTGCGTAAGCTCTGA
- a CDS encoding acyl-ACP desaturase — protein sequence MAQKPVPNALTLELEPVVEENLSRHLATEQLWYGHDYVPFDQGENFAFLGGKDWDPSQVTLPKPVTDACEILLITKDNLAGYHRELVEHFILEDKWGRWLGRWTAEEHLHAIALRNYLVVTREIDPTANEDVRVEHVMKGYRADRLSQIETLVFMAFFERQHAVFCRNLEAQIDEPILKGLIGKIATDEERHEVFFANLVAHCLETKRDETIAAIAARARELGVVGGDIDAYADKIATVAGAGIFDEAASRAVVADRIAGWGLAEEPELREFTRV from the coding sequence ATGGCACAGAAACCTGTTCCCAATGCGCTGACCCTCGAACTCGAGCCGGTCGTCGAGGAGAACCTGTCTCGCCATCTCGCGACGGAACAGTTGTGGTACGGCCACGACTACGTTCCGTTCGACCAGGGCGAGAACTTCGCGTTCCTCGGCGGCAAGGACTGGGATCCGTCCCAGGTCACCCTGCCCAAGCCGGTGACCGACGCCTGCGAGATCCTGCTCATCACCAAGGACAACCTGGCCGGCTACCACCGTGAACTGGTCGAACACTTCATCCTGGAGGATAAGTGGGGCCGCTGGTTGGGCCGCTGGACCGCCGAGGAGCACCTGCACGCCATCGCGCTGCGCAACTACCTGGTGGTGACCCGGGAGATCGACCCGACGGCCAACGAGGACGTCCGCGTCGAACACGTCATGAAGGGCTACCGCGCCGATCGCCTCAGCCAGATCGAGACCCTGGTCTTCATGGCGTTCTTCGAACGCCAGCACGCGGTGTTCTGCCGCAACCTGGAAGCCCAGATCGACGAGCCCATCCTCAAGGGGCTGATCGGCAAGATCGCCACCGACGAGGAGCGGCACGAGGTGTTCTTCGCCAACCTGGTCGCGCACTGCCTGGAAACCAAGCGTGACGAGACCATCGCGGCCATCGCGGCCCGCGCCCGCGAGCTCGGCGTCGTCGGCGGCGATATCGACGCCTACGCCGACAAGATCGCCACCGTCGCCGGCGCCGGCATCTTCGACGAGGCCGCATCGCGCGCCGTGGTCGCCG